The Shewanella japonica genome has a window encoding:
- a CDS encoding transglutaminaseTgpA domain-containing protein, with translation MKISDDFNENISRNTLFWLLLTNALVLSPLYQDATLWSIGICCICFVWRIGIYFGKVAAPPKLLVTSLAVGAAITLGLVSKEIGMLNALVNLLILGYALKYIEMRQIRDVKVVVLVGYFLIAFALLERQSMLDTVHLLFVSLINTCVLISVYQHATRKINFSFGAKVLLQSLPLAILLFIVFPRLGPLWLAPSMKNATTGLSDEVSLGDISKLTRSPDLAFRVGFDNESSNASKIQLIPNEALYWRALVMENYDGKTWKQANLRKNAQQRAYRERNQRAMPAQVEQSNSLNYQVITEPTYQKWLFGLDQAFSETDHVVEMDDFRLYSVRNIDQRFSYRVTSYPMSMLEPVLTPLTKRINLSLPKETNPQTQALAQQFVKDYPEPLPRINAMMQYFNQQSYFYTLSPPPLGNNQVDDFLFKNKAGFCSHYASALVFMARSSGIPARMVAGYQGGEYNPKAGYYSIYQYMAHAWTEVWIEGRGWIRLDPTAMIAPERILDGFDAMFTGQDSYLQDSLFTSLRVKEIPWLNDIRLQLASLDFYWSVWVLGFDEERQQQVLSELLGEVNTSKIIILMIVSFSIIALVIAYYAGVFALKPKQDPLIKRYSHICLKFADKGYPRETMPPQAFANFIHQAIHQEQPQLAADFNKMTEHFIALQYQVLNDKQAQQHQTLFKRYFRKVKQGL, from the coding sequence ATGAAAATTAGCGATGATTTTAATGAGAATATTAGCCGTAACACCTTATTTTGGCTGTTGCTAACTAATGCCTTGGTATTATCACCACTATACCAAGACGCCACACTGTGGAGCATTGGTATTTGCTGTATATGCTTTGTTTGGCGCATCGGCATTTATTTTGGCAAAGTCGCGGCCCCGCCTAAATTGCTGGTCACCAGTCTGGCTGTTGGCGCAGCGATAACATTAGGTTTAGTGTCAAAAGAAATCGGTATGCTCAATGCACTCGTTAATTTATTGATACTTGGTTACGCCTTAAAATACATCGAGATGCGCCAAATACGTGATGTAAAAGTGGTTGTTTTAGTCGGGTATTTTCTCATTGCCTTCGCCTTATTAGAGCGTCAAAGCATGCTTGATACGGTGCACTTACTCTTTGTTTCGCTAATCAATACCTGTGTACTTATCAGTGTTTATCAACATGCGACTCGTAAGATAAACTTCAGCTTTGGCGCTAAAGTGTTACTCCAAAGCCTTCCTTTGGCTATCTTGCTTTTTATTGTATTTCCTCGCCTTGGCCCTCTTTGGTTAGCGCCCAGCATGAAAAATGCGACAACAGGCTTATCTGATGAAGTGTCATTGGGCGATATCAGTAAACTGACGCGCTCACCTGATTTGGCATTTAGAGTGGGTTTTGACAACGAATCATCCAACGCCAGCAAGATCCAACTTATCCCTAATGAGGCGTTATATTGGCGTGCCCTTGTAATGGAGAATTACGATGGTAAAACGTGGAAACAAGCAAACTTGCGTAAAAATGCGCAGCAGCGAGCTTATCGCGAGCGCAACCAAAGAGCGATGCCAGCTCAAGTTGAGCAATCCAATTCGCTTAATTATCAAGTGATCACTGAGCCGACTTATCAGAAATGGTTATTTGGCTTAGATCAGGCATTTTCAGAAACGGATCACGTTGTTGAAATGGATGACTTTCGCTTATATTCCGTCAGGAATATTGACCAACGTTTCAGTTACCGCGTGACTTCTTACCCTATGAGTATGCTTGAGCCTGTGCTAACACCACTGACTAAACGGATAAATCTATCACTGCCGAAAGAAACCAACCCTCAGACTCAAGCTTTAGCTCAGCAGTTCGTAAAAGATTACCCGGAGCCACTGCCTCGCATTAACGCTATGATGCAGTATTTTAATCAACAGTCTTATTTTTATACCTTGAGTCCACCGCCGTTGGGCAACAATCAAGTGGATGACTTTTTATTTAAAAACAAAGCAGGATTTTGCTCTCACTACGCATCAGCGTTAGTGTTTATGGCACGCTCCAGCGGAATACCAGCACGTATGGTGGCAGGTTACCAAGGTGGTGAATACAACCCTAAAGCCGGTTATTACAGTATTTATCAATATATGGCACATGCTTGGACTGAAGTATGGATTGAAGGCCGAGGTTGGATAAGGTTAGACCCGACTGCGATGATTGCACCTGAGCGGATCTTGGATGGGTTCGATGCCATGTTTACAGGTCAAGACAGTTACCTTCAAGATAGTCTTTTTACCAGCTTACGAGTAAAAGAAATTCCTTGGTTAAATGACATTCGTCTACAGTTAGCCAGCTTAGACTTTTACTGGAGTGTTTGGGTTTTAGGTTTCGATGAGGAACGTCAGCAGCAAGTGCTAAGTGAACTATTAGGTGAGGTCAATACCAGTAAAATCATTATCTTAATGATTGTGAGCTTTAGCATCATCGCACTGGTTATTGCGTATTATGCAGGCGTATTTGCATTAAAGCCAAAACAAGATCCATTAATTAAACGCTATAGCCATATTTGCTTAAAATTTGCTGACAAGGGCTACCCAAGAGAAACAATGCCTCCACAAGCCTTTGCAAACTTTATTCATCAAGCTATTCATCAAGAGCAGCCACAATTAGCCGCTGATTTTAATAAAATGACCGAACACTTTATCGCACTGCAATATCAAGTATTAAATGATAAGCAAGCCCAGCAACATCAAACATTATTTAAACGTTATTTTAGAAAAGTTAAGCAAGGTTTATAG
- a CDS encoding AAA family ATPase produces the protein MPASKLQQLLSQLETVLLGKPQQIKLAVACILAKGHLLIEDLPGMGKTSLSQALATSLGMSYQRIQFTSDMLPADILGVSIYQQQTQEFHFHPGPIFNQMLLADEINRASPKTQSALLEAMAERQITLDGATHALPQPFFVIATQNPIEQSGTFPLPESQLDRFMMRISIGYPNEQAELEMLKSDTAKNTATTIPQCFTPDELITLQSLVQKVSASDAVLKYLIHLAQYSREQADGNGLSPRASIALLDAAKAWAFMHQRNYVVPEDIQAVFHCVAEHRIRNNNPIQGQAISDQILANVNPIS, from the coding sequence GTGCCTGCGTCAAAACTACAACAATTATTATCGCAATTAGAAACGGTATTATTAGGAAAACCTCAGCAAATAAAATTGGCCGTCGCCTGTATACTTGCAAAAGGTCACTTACTGATTGAAGATTTACCAGGCATGGGAAAAACCAGTTTGTCTCAAGCGCTTGCGACCTCACTTGGTATGAGCTATCAACGGATTCAATTTACCAGTGATATGTTACCTGCTGATATCCTTGGTGTTTCTATCTATCAGCAACAAACACAAGAATTTCACTTTCATCCTGGGCCGATCTTTAATCAGATGCTATTAGCTGATGAAATCAACCGAGCAAGCCCTAAAACACAAAGTGCTTTACTTGAGGCAATGGCTGAAAGGCAAATTACTTTAGATGGCGCAACCCATGCCCTTCCCCAACCCTTTTTTGTTATCGCAACGCAAAATCCCATTGAGCAATCAGGGACATTCCCGTTACCAGAGTCGCAATTAGATCGCTTCATGATGCGCATTTCAATTGGCTACCCCAATGAACAAGCTGAACTTGAAATGTTAAAAAGTGATACGGCCAAAAACACCGCTACCACTATACCGCAATGTTTTACGCCGGATGAACTCATTACTCTTCAATCACTCGTGCAAAAAGTCAGTGCATCGGATGCTGTACTTAAATATTTAATTCATTTGGCACAATATTCTCGAGAACAAGCTGACGGAAATGGCCTATCACCCCGTGCCAGCATCGCTTTACTTGATGCAGCCAAAGCGTGGGCATTTATGCATCAAAGAAACTACGTGGTACCGGAAGACATTCAAGCGGTATTTCATTGTGTAGCCGAGCATCGAATTCGTAATAATAACCCTATACAAGGCCAAGCTATCTCAGATCAAATATTGGCTAACGTTAATCCAATTAGTTAG
- the recC gene encoding exodeoxyribonuclease V subunit gamma, with the protein MLRLIQSNQMEVLSEQLSKMLAIPLDSTHLLASEHILVQSPGMSTWLRLEVAKYNGIAAALSFPLPSSFTWQLCHELLPDVPKDNAFTKAAMTWKLMDLLPKLLTDEDFAPLKAYLEQQASTLVEPTTTSNELSPLYAQHQQHFDAMKLYQLCGRIADIFDQYLVYRPHWILGWEQNEHPLSLEDNQLWQPKLWRALIEYNQHQVNASLYHRANLHQDLITALQNPNTVIESLPERLFVFGISSMPPQTLEVLYHLAERIEVIMFSLSPCQHYWGDIVDPKARARMALQYANKKQLGEQWEEKLEVGNPILANNGKMGRELLDLMLALPAEHTDFSYDCYVEPSQSTDELSLLHGLQYDILQMETLGEPLGPDAHFYQNTEARRTLHSSDDSITLRSCHSPLREVETLHDHLLHLLSNDADLLPKDIVIMMPDVAAYAPYIDAVFGTGNSQQQHGNRYIPYAIADRGAAQESPLINSFLNLLNINQSRFGLTEIVSILEVPAILRKFQLDDDGLQLIRRWLDDANVRWGRDEHTRVQQGVPGFNQNSWAFGITRLIQGYAFNDESSIYHDTLLVKGVEGQSAQTLGFLLNFLEAIDEYQLQLATPCPTLERIEQLYQLLEVFFEADDDEREQVQTIREALTALKDELEAAGHQGSLDIEVLKQWFNHRLNESRVGQRYLAGSVNFCTLMPMRSIPFKVVCLLGMNDGVYPRVQHPVGFDLMAHNGAMKGDRSRRLDDRYLFLEALLSARQQLYISYIGHSERDNAERIPSMLVSELIEYYQLCYFADYRLLTNNKQRRDINNDDANLAIIEHLIIQQPLQPFDAKLFSPSEQHSTNSSPSLMQSYNHQWCPPQHDPSAESQRPFITAKQTIDIDWQLEEAMSAQATADVPNADIGRHTLELSALLRFYRSPAQFFLNRSLKVDFNLRIQADDNDEPFNLDSLERYKLQSSLLDSAISNQLEHADMEFIAQLKASGELPMRPFDDLLLNQYQRDIAPLIGRIQFLTAEQENTREVDVDLCFNHMPLNQQQNIQVNVVGRIDNIYPKGQINYRPGTAHGRDFLRVYLRHLCINASGIEKNSYLLDIGHFHAFTAIKQAQAHTLLQQFVQGYLNGQNKPLCFMPRTALAYVEAEGEHADKLLAAQSQWIDEQKEFGEGNDPHNKRLFQFPDDFTEVEFGHTAMQLLSPMLSVYHKGTLAELDEYISEITSVNTEGSH; encoded by the coding sequence ATGCTTAGATTAATTCAATCAAATCAGATGGAAGTGTTATCGGAACAACTTTCTAAAATGTTGGCAATTCCACTTGATTCAACGCATTTACTGGCCAGTGAACATATCTTGGTACAAAGCCCAGGTATGTCGACTTGGTTAAGGCTTGAAGTCGCTAAATACAATGGCATTGCTGCAGCGCTTTCATTCCCATTGCCTTCAAGTTTTACTTGGCAATTATGCCACGAACTCTTACCTGATGTTCCAAAAGACAATGCGTTTACTAAAGCTGCAATGACGTGGAAGTTAATGGACTTGTTACCCAAGTTATTAACGGATGAAGATTTTGCGCCATTAAAAGCTTACCTTGAGCAGCAAGCGAGTACATTAGTCGAACCCACTACGACTAGCAACGAACTCTCACCTTTATATGCTCAACATCAACAACATTTTGATGCGATGAAGCTATACCAATTATGTGGTCGAATAGCCGATATATTCGATCAATATTTAGTATACCGTCCACACTGGATACTTGGCTGGGAGCAAAATGAGCATCCTTTGTCTCTTGAAGATAATCAGTTATGGCAACCTAAACTATGGCGAGCATTAATTGAATACAACCAACATCAAGTTAATGCCAGTTTGTATCACAGAGCTAACTTGCATCAGGATTTAATTACAGCACTGCAAAACCCAAATACGGTAATCGAATCTCTACCTGAACGTTTATTTGTATTTGGTATTTCATCTATGCCTCCGCAAACGTTAGAAGTGCTATATCACCTTGCAGAACGTATTGAAGTTATTATGTTCTCACTCAGTCCTTGCCAGCATTACTGGGGGGATATTGTTGACCCGAAAGCCCGTGCTCGCATGGCGCTTCAGTATGCCAATAAAAAGCAGCTAGGCGAGCAATGGGAAGAAAAACTTGAAGTCGGTAACCCTATCTTAGCGAACAACGGAAAAATGGGCCGTGAGCTATTGGATTTAATGCTCGCGCTACCTGCAGAGCATACTGATTTTAGTTATGATTGTTATGTTGAACCCAGCCAATCCACCGATGAGTTAAGCCTACTACATGGTTTGCAATATGATATTTTGCAAATGGAAACCTTAGGTGAGCCATTAGGGCCAGATGCGCATTTTTATCAAAACACCGAAGCTCGAAGAACATTACATTCAAGCGACGATTCCATCACATTGCGCAGCTGTCATAGTCCATTGCGAGAAGTCGAAACGCTGCACGACCACCTTTTACATTTATTATCAAATGATGCCGACTTATTACCAAAAGACATTGTGATAATGATGCCAGATGTGGCCGCTTACGCCCCCTACATCGACGCTGTTTTTGGCACAGGAAACAGTCAGCAACAACATGGCAATCGCTATATTCCTTATGCCATTGCTGACCGAGGTGCTGCGCAAGAATCTCCATTAATCAATAGTTTTTTAAACTTACTCAATATTAATCAAAGCCGCTTTGGCTTAACTGAGATTGTTAGCATTCTTGAAGTGCCAGCCATTTTACGTAAATTTCAACTCGATGATGACGGATTACAGCTTATTAGGCGCTGGTTAGATGATGCTAACGTTCGCTGGGGGCGTGATGAACACACCCGCGTTCAACAGGGTGTACCAGGTTTTAATCAAAACTCTTGGGCTTTTGGTATTACACGGTTAATTCAAGGCTACGCGTTTAATGATGAGTCCTCTATTTATCATGACACTTTGCTGGTTAAAGGGGTTGAAGGACAGTCAGCACAAACGTTAGGGTTTTTACTCAACTTTTTAGAAGCCATTGACGAATACCAACTTCAACTTGCAACCCCTTGCCCTACGCTTGAGCGTATTGAGCAACTCTATCAACTGCTGGAAGTATTCTTTGAAGCTGATGATGACGAACGTGAACAAGTACAAACCATTCGCGAAGCGCTCACCGCTTTAAAGGATGAGTTAGAAGCTGCAGGCCATCAAGGTTCGCTCGATATTGAAGTATTAAAACAATGGTTTAATCATCGTCTTAACGAATCCCGTGTGGGTCAGCGTTATCTAGCGGGCAGCGTTAACTTCTGCACCCTTATGCCAATGCGCTCCATTCCATTTAAAGTCGTTTGTTTACTTGGTATGAATGATGGGGTTTACCCACGAGTTCAACACCCTGTTGGCTTTGACTTAATGGCGCATAACGGCGCAATGAAAGGTGACCGCTCTCGTCGTTTAGATGACAGATACCTATTTTTAGAAGCCTTATTATCAGCTCGACAACAACTTTATATTAGTTACATTGGCCACTCTGAGCGTGATAATGCTGAGCGTATTCCGTCAATGTTAGTATCTGAGTTAATTGAATATTATCAGCTTTGTTATTTTGCGGATTATCGTTTACTCACGAATAATAAACAGCGCAGAGATATCAATAACGATGACGCAAACCTCGCCATTATTGAGCATCTAATTATTCAGCAACCATTACAGCCTTTCGACGCAAAGTTATTTTCCCCAAGCGAACAGCACTCAACAAATAGCTCGCCATCATTAATGCAAAGTTATAATCATCAATGGTGTCCGCCACAACATGATCCCAGCGCAGAAAGTCAACGCCCTTTTATTACAGCTAAACAAACCATCGATATTGATTGGCAACTTGAAGAAGCAATGTCCGCCCAAGCAACAGCGGACGTACCTAATGCAGATATTGGCCGACACACACTTGAGCTTTCAGCCTTGCTTCGGTTTTATCGCAGCCCAGCACAATTTTTTTTAAATCGCAGCTTAAAAGTAGATTTCAATCTTCGTATTCAAGCTGATGATAATGATGAGCCGTTTAACTTAGATTCACTCGAGCGATATAAACTGCAATCGTCCCTGCTAGACAGTGCGATTAGCAACCAGTTAGAGCACGCAGATATGGAATTTATCGCCCAATTAAAAGCCAGCGGCGAGCTTCCGATGCGTCCTTTTGATGACTTGTTGCTTAACCAATATCAGCGAGATATCGCTCCATTAATTGGTCGAATTCAATTTTTAACCGCGGAGCAAGAAAACACGCGAGAAGTTGATGTTGATTTGTGCTTTAACCACATGCCGTTGAATCAGCAGCAAAACATTCAAGTCAATGTCGTCGGTCGTATCGATAATATTTATCCTAAAGGTCAAATTAATTATCGACCTGGCACAGCCCATGGTCGTGACTTTTTACGAGTGTACTTACGTCATCTTTGTATCAATGCTTCTGGCATTGAAAAAAACAGTTACCTATTAGATATCGGTCATTTTCATGCCTTTACTGCCATAAAGCAGGCTCAAGCCCACACACTGCTACAGCAATTTGTGCAAGGTTACCTTAATGGTCAAAACAAACCATTATGCTTTATGCCTCGCACAGCCCTTGCCTACGTTGAAGCCGAAGGCGAGCATGCTGACAAGTTATTAGCAGCTCAAAGCCAATGGATAGATGAGCAAAAAGAATTTGGCGAAGGTAACGATCCCCATAACAAACGATTATTTCAATTTCCAGATGACTTTACCGAAGTTGAGTTTGGCCACACAGCGATGCAATTATTGAGTCCTATGCTGAGTGTGTATCACAAAGGAACATTAGCAGAGTTAGATGAATACATTAGCGAGATCACCAGTGTTAACACAGAGGGTAGCCACTAA
- a CDS encoding transglycosylase SLT domain-containing protein, whose product MAGLSLPVSAAKTTYTTEQQLYLDARKALDKKQMKTYQALRKKLGEYPLNVYLDYHETGSDILSLNGEDAHIAIEKYKKTPLYNTLRYRYLKNAGKRKQWQNFLAISPNTPNDIALQCYYYRAQLSQGNKKSAFDGAERMWLYGRSRPKECDVLFNEWTKAGKRTQALIWSRMLLSFNENQYGLTQYLARKITKNKKEADLLISVYRDPNSLRYTKKFSSSSPIVGDIVNVGLRKLARKDLKQAVKLYNKYDKTNRFTAIKGQQLNRYIVRRALIRKEADLLEHIDASLPILDSDDLFQIRLRWAISEQDNDSIKRYLALLSDDVIDDSRWQYWSARMASTETNNAPQKNTTIEQLSKARNFYGFHAAQSINSPLAMNDDKLQSNPKLAAKINDDPAMARIVELIAIDKTRDARGEWVSMLRRHDNAMRAEYGLYALQQGWFDYSVEASIQAKQWNSLQLRFPNAAQDSFEKASKQYQVDIDEIRAIARRESAFYPYATSGVGARGLMQLMPATAKETARKNKLSFKNKIQLYQVDYNVQLGSAYYSQLLKQFDQNRVLATAAYNAGPHRVTRWLKESNGTLDVMSFIETIPFKETREYVQAVLSYRMIYQHNKNINASMFSEQEMAFAY is encoded by the coding sequence ATGGCAGGGCTTAGCTTGCCGGTTTCGGCTGCAAAAACAACTTATACCACTGAGCAACAACTTTATCTTGATGCCCGTAAAGCACTCGATAAAAAACAAATGAAAACCTACCAGGCGCTGCGAAAAAAACTTGGTGAATATCCATTAAATGTCTACCTTGACTACCATGAAACTGGAAGTGACATACTGTCGCTAAACGGTGAAGATGCCCATATCGCTATTGAGAAATATAAGAAAACGCCCCTCTATAACACCCTACGCTACCGTTATCTAAAAAATGCAGGGAAACGAAAACAATGGCAGAATTTTTTAGCCATTTCTCCAAACACGCCTAACGATATTGCATTGCAATGCTATTACTATCGAGCGCAACTTTCTCAAGGCAATAAAAAATCCGCCTTCGATGGTGCTGAGCGCATGTGGCTTTATGGCCGTTCACGACCAAAAGAATGTGATGTCCTCTTTAACGAATGGACTAAAGCAGGAAAACGGACTCAGGCATTAATTTGGTCAAGAATGCTATTGAGCTTTAACGAAAATCAATATGGTTTAACTCAATACCTTGCCAGAAAAATAACCAAGAATAAGAAAGAAGCCGACTTACTGATTTCGGTTTATCGAGACCCCAATAGCTTACGCTATACAAAAAAGTTTTCATCAAGCTCACCTATCGTTGGTGATATTGTCAATGTAGGCCTTAGAAAGCTTGCTCGAAAAGATCTCAAGCAAGCCGTAAAACTGTATAACAAATATGATAAAACTAATCGCTTTACTGCCATCAAGGGTCAGCAACTTAACCGATACATCGTCAGAAGAGCACTAATCCGTAAAGAGGCTGATTTACTTGAACACATTGATGCCAGTTTGCCCATATTAGATTCAGATGACCTATTCCAAATACGTTTACGTTGGGCTATCAGTGAACAAGATAATGACAGCATAAAACGTTACCTTGCCTTACTCAGTGATGATGTGATTGATGACAGCCGTTGGCAATATTGGTCTGCCAGAATGGCATCTACTGAAACAAACAACGCCCCCCAAAAAAACACCACAATAGAACAACTCAGCAAAGCTCGTAATTTTTATGGTTTCCATGCGGCGCAATCAATCAACTCACCGCTTGCGATGAACGATGATAAGTTACAGTCCAATCCTAAGCTTGCCGCTAAAATCAATGATGACCCAGCAATGGCCAGAATAGTTGAACTCATTGCAATTGATAAAACCCGAGATGCTCGAGGTGAATGGGTAAGCATGTTACGACGACATGACAATGCCATGCGAGCTGAATATGGTTTATATGCCTTACAGCAAGGTTGGTTTGATTACAGTGTCGAGGCCAGTATTCAAGCGAAACAATGGAACAGCTTGCAACTTAGGTTCCCTAATGCAGCACAAGACTCATTTGAAAAAGCCAGTAAACAGTACCAAGTCGATATTGATGAGATACGCGCCATAGCCAGGCGTGAAAGTGCATTTTACCCTTATGCGACATCCGGTGTAGGTGCAAGAGGATTAATGCAACTCATGCCTGCAACTGCAAAAGAAACCGCTCGTAAAAACAAGCTCAGTTTTAAGAACAAAATTCAGCTTTATCAAGTTGATTATAATGTGCAGTTAGGGAGTGCCTATTACAGCCAATTACTAAAACAGTTTGACCAAAATCGAGTACTAGCCACTGCCGCATACAATGCTGGACCACATCGAGTGACTCGGTGGCTTAAAGAATCCAACGGGACGCTGGATGTTATGAGCTTTATTGAGACGATTCCATTTAAAGAAACTCGAGAGTATGTTCAGGCTGTTTTAAGTTACCGAATGATTTATCAGCATAATAAAAACATTAACGCCAGTATGTTCAGTGAACAAGAAATGGCATTTGCATACTAA
- the rmuC gene encoding DNA recombination protein RmuC — protein sequence MTLPTSLSIAEIIALCAVAFLGLLIGALLNQRLTRQRWEQHRDKLQAEMAQFESDMAIKQQLLQQQIDDKELALHSAREKAELLIAQLSKLEAQAERLPLLEQQLSDGQRKFMETQLALSKSNAMQQSIQSQANTEKAALNDKIALLESAEERLKLQFENLANRIFEERSENFKQQNVTQIDGVLGPLKQQLEGFRQQIRESYTQEQTERSALKHQLDHLKDLNLKMSQDAINLTKALKGDNKQQGNWGEVILERVLQESGLREGHEYDTQQDLKDDGGKRFKPDVIVHLPEQKDVVIDAKMSLIAYERFFNSEDELVQQQAIKELALSVRQHIKGLSQKDYHKLHGLKSLDYVLMFIPIEPAFLLALESDPSLVSFALDHNIMLVSPTNLLVALRTINNIWRYEYQNQNAQAIASQAAKIYDKLCGYVEDMDKLGRALDTADKTYQQAMSKLSQGKGNLIRQAHVMQKLGVETSKNLDPQLINKALDESKE from the coding sequence ATGACGCTTCCTACCTCTTTATCCATTGCTGAAATCATCGCCCTCTGTGCTGTCGCCTTTTTAGGGTTATTAATTGGTGCGCTACTTAACCAACGTTTGACCCGCCAACGATGGGAGCAACATCGAGACAAACTCCAAGCTGAAATGGCGCAGTTTGAATCAGATATGGCGATAAAACAGCAATTACTTCAACAACAAATCGACGACAAAGAACTAGCGCTGCATAGTGCTAGAGAAAAAGCAGAACTTTTAATTGCTCAGCTTTCAAAACTTGAAGCGCAAGCTGAAAGGTTACCACTTCTAGAGCAGCAGCTTAGCGACGGCCAACGTAAGTTTATGGAGACTCAACTGGCTCTGTCTAAATCAAATGCGATGCAACAAAGCATCCAATCACAAGCTAACACTGAAAAAGCGGCGCTCAATGACAAAATAGCTTTACTAGAAAGTGCAGAAGAACGATTAAAGTTACAATTTGAAAACCTTGCTAACCGCATATTTGAAGAAAGAAGTGAAAACTTCAAACAACAGAATGTGACACAAATTGATGGGGTTTTAGGGCCGCTAAAACAACAGTTAGAAGGATTTAGGCAGCAAATCCGAGAGTCATATACTCAAGAGCAAACTGAGCGAAGTGCGTTAAAGCACCAACTCGATCACCTCAAAGATCTTAATCTTAAAATGAGCCAAGACGCGATTAATTTAACTAAGGCTTTAAAAGGCGATAATAAGCAGCAAGGCAATTGGGGTGAAGTCATACTAGAGCGTGTTCTGCAAGAAAGTGGCTTACGTGAAGGACACGAATACGACACTCAGCAAGACTTAAAAGATGATGGCGGAAAGCGATTTAAACCAGATGTTATCGTCCACCTGCCTGAACAAAAAGATGTCGTTATTGATGCAAAAATGTCATTAATAGCCTATGAACGTTTCTTTAATAGCGAGGATGAATTAGTACAGCAACAGGCAATTAAAGAGCTTGCGCTATCAGTTCGCCAACATATTAAAGGTTTAAGTCAAAAGGATTACCACAAGCTGCATGGCTTAAAAAGTCTCGACTATGTGTTGATGTTTATTCCAATTGAGCCTGCGTTTTTACTGGCGTTAGAGTCAGATCCGAGTTTAGTCAGCTTTGCACTCGATCATAATATTATGCTGGTCAGTCCAACTAATTTACTCGTCGCACTTCGAACGATTAACAATATTTGGCGTTATGAATATCAGAATCAAAATGCCCAAGCTATCGCTTCGCAAGCCGCAAAAATATATGACAAATTATGCGGCTATGTAGAAGACATGGATAAACTTGGCCGCGCATTAGACACTGCAGATAAAACTTATCAGCAAGCCATGAGTAAGTTGTCACAAGGTAAAGGTAACCTAATTAGACAAGCTCACGTAATGCAAAAATTAGGTGTTGAAACCAGTAAAAATCTTGACCCGCAATTAATTAATAAAGCGTTAGATGAGTCAAAAGAGTAG
- a CDS encoding DUF58 domain-containing protein — protein MNKNIGNSAHYQTPPKWYSRFIPKVIKQRWARWLTRRIPPNQQVTLSHKSIFILPSAFGIAWFMLIVVLYLFGTNYQNNLVIGLSLLLASVLHTCIIYSYKNLAGLTLTASMPPESIANTSLAFPVVLSSKQKKDLSNTNHQQICLNFAQQRHIRIGDVGESFNATVGYSPQNRGPFNPGRIQVSSNFPLGLFRAWSYVDLNIEQLIFAEPLQTTVSLTSLDDDNNTEFEHGKLQPGVDDYKGLKTYVEGESLKQVAWKQWAQGRGMLSKEFAQPEGKPVWLSLADTQGDDLEHKLSKLAWQVNALSQAHQIFGLVLDNQIIEQDSGESHRKQCQQLIASYGYRDITRSTQGELDEN, from the coding sequence ATGAACAAGAACATCGGTAATTCTGCTCATTATCAAACTCCGCCCAAGTGGTATTCTCGCTTTATTCCTAAAGTGATAAAGCAGCGCTGGGCGCGTTGGTTAACACGTCGAATCCCACCCAACCAACAAGTGACGTTAAGCCATAAAAGCATTTTTATCCTACCGAGTGCCTTTGGTATCGCATGGTTTATGTTAATCGTCGTGCTTTATTTATTCGGCACCAATTATCAAAACAACCTAGTCATTGGCTTAAGCTTATTACTCGCAAGTGTGCTGCATACGTGTATCATTTACAGTTATAAAAACCTGGCAGGTTTAACATTAACAGCCTCTATGCCGCCAGAGAGTATCGCTAATACCAGCTTGGCATTTCCGGTTGTTCTTTCGAGTAAACAAAAAAAGGATTTAAGCAACACAAACCACCAGCAGATTTGTTTAAACTTTGCTCAGCAGCGCCATATTCGTATTGGTGATGTCGGTGAATCCTTCAACGCAACGGTCGGATATTCGCCTCAAAACAGAGGACCATTCAATCCAGGTCGTATTCAAGTTTCTTCTAACTTCCCATTGGGTTTATTTCGCGCTTGGTCCTATGTTGATTTAAACATCGAGCAGCTCATTTTCGCTGAGCCATTGCAAACAACCGTTTCACTTACCAGTTTAGATGATGACAATAATACCGAGTTTGAACACGGTAAATTACAACCAGGAGTTGATGATTACAAAGGGTTGAAAACTTATGTTGAAGGTGAATCGTTAAAGCAAGTGGCATGGAAACAATGGGCGCAAGGGCGTGGCATGCTCAGTAAAGAGTTCGCTCAGCCAGAAGGTAAACCCGTATGGTTAAGCCTAGCTGACACACAAGGTGATGACCTTGAACATAAGCTCAGTAAATTAGCGTGGCAGGTCAACGCGTTATCACAAGCCCATCAAATATTTGGTTTAGTATTAGATAATCAAATCATCGAACAAGACAGCGGCGAGTCACACCGAAAACAATGCCAACAATTGATAGCAAGTTATGGTTATCGAGATATTACCCGTTCAACACAAGGTGAACTCGATGAAAATTAG